The DNA sequence gaaacaaacatttgtgaggccactgcaaccttgacctttgacctttggctatcTCAATCTAATTATTTAATCCGTAaatctaagtgaacatttgtgcctaATTTGAAAGGGCTTTCTCGAGGcgtttttaaaataacacacaaaaaaggggCTTTGTTTTGTGACCTTTGGGcttcgaccaccaaaatctaatcagttgatctttgagtccaaataaACGTTTGCACCAAATAAgtttcttgagatatcgtgttcacagcCACTGGCTGGAAAAACATTGATCACTTAAAATTCAATATATACATCAGTGATAGTTGGAACAGGCTGTGACACGTGATAGTCTCGAGttaagacagaaagagaaagcacTTTAAATGTTTATAGGCTTGTGCTGACTGAGCTGCACATTAACCTACTCTGGCTCTTTATTATCATCCCCTGCTGCTTGTGTTGATAAAGCCTGTTACATAATTAACTATGTCAGACTTGTGCTCCCTTCACTGATAAAATGGCCTCAGATATGACATATCTCTTAATTgtgtaataatacaaaattattGTAGCaataatactgataataatcaatatgggttttcttttttgtcatgtttttttcagattgTCATCCTGGTTGTGGACAGCACCGACCGCGAACGTCTGACTCTAACCAAAGAGGAACTTCACCGAATGCTCGCACATGAGGTACAAAACCCAGATTgcattgtgtgcgtgtgtgtgtgtgtggtgtcatgGCTGAGAGGTTTCTGGTCACGCTTTCATTCAAGCCCAACATTTAATATTGGCCAAAAAAGGGTTTATAACACAATATGGTGTAGTTAGAAGCAAAAGTAAACATCTTCTAATGGATgacaatttaataaaacaaagttgtaataatataaaatacaacttTATAACTGTTATGAGAAAATGTTTATGCTTATGTTATGATGTAACTTGAAGCAgctattatattacattatattacataataatattgtatattatattaaattatattatatatttaaacaatattattataagtattCATTCATGTTTAGTACAGTATTTTTCTGTCAACAACTCCAGGGAAGGCGTATTTTATTACAAATGTAATTCACtgttcatccattcattatGGTTGTtgataaatacataaataaccACTTTTATCTCCTtacaaatatattacatttggTTATAAgcaattaattaaataaaatgactataaatgctaattaaatgattttataGTACTTTATATTGACGAAAACTTAAGAATCTGCTTTTAATCAGTGATCAACATATATACACTtatatattttgacatttatataattgtaaaaatataaataaataaggagaGTTCAAAttaagtgtctttttttatttatcagtaCTCATTAATTAACAAGaataattatgactttatttatgtagtacttttcttaacaatgttaCAGCGTGCTTCACAAGGAAGAAATAACATCAGACTGGAAGATacaatatcaataaaacaaaggaacaTTCCTCTTTTAGTTTGAATTCTGCCTTGACGTAAAACCTGCCATGACGTAAAAACCTTATTGAGCATTAGTGAAACTGCCGCGCCTGCAAATTATGTCAGGGACTGATTGAGACATAGCTCGCTAACCCATGACAGCAAACGATGAGGAAGTTTCAGCGTAGACTGTGTGAGTCAGCGCGTcaacatgtgtttaaatattCCGCTGAGGCTGTTCTTTGTTCTCGAACGTGACGTGGGGACAGTTTGTGGTGGTTTCCTCTTCTGGGCCTAAATATCAGAGCTCAAAAAACATATATGCATAAAAGGAAGCAGCACTGTTAATCCATCCACTCTTGTTTTTACGCAGGACCTACAGAGAGCAGCCGTCCTCATTCTGGCCAACAAACAGGACATGAAAGGCTCAATGACGGCGAAAGAGATCTCGCAGTGCCTCACACTCGACTCCATCACAACTCACTCCTGGCATGTCCAGGCCTGCTGTGCCCTGACAGGAGAGGGGTGAGTCCCACACACCTagcactctctctttctccccacTATTATCATGGTGCGTGACTCAACACTGACAGTTAACACACATAGCCAACAGCAAAATACCATCAACGTGCGCTTGACTGACCTGTttattcttctctctttctagTCTACCTGCCAGTCTGGATTGGATGAGGTCAAGGGTCGTAGCAAACTAAAAAAGTGGATCAAACTTCCTGATAGTGAGCCAACCTCAAAGACGCCGCACAGGCCACAGTGCCAGGATAATTTACAGTGTTTAGGCAGAGCCCTGTGAACATTTTGTCTATGACTGAGTCTGTGTCACCACACCTACAGTACATTATGTCTTACCCTCAAGGATGGGCCTCGCCCCTTGTCTGGCTGAGCCTCAGGGTGGATGAATGAACATGGTTCTAAGAGCTGTCCTGTGGTGTGATTATGTTTTAGTAATCTGGAGATGATTCCtcatataaaacagcttttGAATCACAAAGTGAGTTTGTGGCCTACAGCATTAAACCTGGAGGAGGATACTGTAACTGAGGAGACTATAAGCAGGTGCTGTCGCTCCTGTGCAGCTTTGGGACACGAGTCTGCACCAGATGAATGACTTCATGTTTACACCAGAGAACAACAGGACTGTTTTGTTAAACCGAAATATATTtagtaatttatttttgaaaataagCTCTTCaactatatattttatattggcGGGGAATGAGATAGCTGCTAATGATTGAATTcatattataaatgtatatattgtattgtataaagtttttttaataaatattattatttcaatacaTGCAGTGCGTGTGTCCTATATCTGTCAGCTGGAATGTTCTTTGTTTCTGGCTATGCAGCATGCCCTTGCAGGTTATACCTGCTTTAAAAGTACGGAAAACAAATGAGTGAGTAAACAGTCACAGTCTCAGCACCTGGTTTTGGTACTTTGGTAGCACGACACAATAAATCACATAGTTTTTAACACGAGTATATGCTACAGATACTGTTGTTACTGATATTCTTATTTATCTCCACGTTTGTTATTAGAACAAAGGAGCATAAATTAAAGCAGATGTGTTACTTTTCTTAAGCAAAAATAACCTTATCCCTACAGTCAGTGTGATTTTATATGACTCTAAATATGTTTGTCTTCCTGTAAACTAAGTAGAATTCGAGAATGCGAAAACGCCAAAAATAAAGGGGGCATCCGGATTTGAACCGGagacctcttgatctgcagtcaaatgctctaccactgagctataccccctGTATTCGTGTGGCGCTTCAATagtcatatttaaatgttatcGTCACAacctttttctgtgtgtggtaTATTGTGGGTCTGATGAGTATAAAGCTTTTGGCAGAATACAGCTTGGCTTATACCGTCGGTCGCTCTTTATTCCTGTTTATCTTGTGGTGGCTCTACGCAATAAATCGTTTAGTCGTGATCCAGGATCTCAGTACGTGGCGGATGTTTTTATCCAACTACGGCTTCTGGTTTGGGGacgttgtgtttgtggttttgtgaaTTGTATCAACTAGTTTCCACAAAAATTCCACTAACACTTCCCGCAAACATGTTGATGTCGTCAGAGATGTCGTCAGAGATGCTCCCGAACATATTCCATATACAAACATAGAGGTATTAACAAATaatacacaaatgcacaaatgaaatgatataaaatgaacaaatatatGAATCAATAAAATACCATTTTAATTCCAAAATCACAGTAATAAGCCAGTTCTCTATTAGTTCCACTAGAGGTGctcatgtgttttttccatCGTGCGAGCTCCCTTTGAACTGGAACTTCCTGTTTAAGCccttgtttgtattttgggaTGAGGAAGATGGCGGACGGGACTGTGTCTTGTAGCTTTGAATAGGCAGTGATTTCCCGACTCCATTGTTCCGTCCATGCGGTGAACCGAGAGGGGTCTGCCGGCGGGATGTGGTGGTCCGGGGCCGCTGGCTTCAGCCATGTCTCggtggagcagaggaggctgcagtCACCGAGGTTCCTCTGTACGTCAACCATTGAGTTTTCATCACTAGTGTTTACTGTAGATACTGTAACTCTGTCATGTGTCTATTAGAGCAATAGAGTATAAACTAAAGCAGAAGTGTTACTGTCCTAATGCAAAATTAACCTTATAGACACAATCAGTGGGATTTCCTACAgcttataaatatatagaattcACGAAAACAAAAAGGCAGCATCCTGTTTCgaacctgtttgtgtttttattacatttgaaattaaaaaacctGGATtatttaatggttttaaaaC is a window from the Hippoglossus hippoglossus isolate fHipHip1 chromosome 8, fHipHip1.pri, whole genome shotgun sequence genome containing:
- the arl5c gene encoding putative ADP-ribosylation factor-like protein 5C translates to MGFLLTKMLAVFGDKEHKVIIVGLDNAGKTTILYQFLTKEAVHTSPTIGSNVEEIIVRKTHFLVWDIGGQDSLRASWYSYFGSTEIVILVVDSTDRERLTLTKEELHRMLAHEDLQRAAVLILANKQDMKGSMTAKEISQCLTLDSITTHSWHVQACCALTGEGLPASLDWMRSRVVAN